In one window of Dyella thiooxydans DNA:
- a CDS encoding penicillin-binding protein 1A, whose amino-acid sequence MRIFKRLLRWALILAFSGLLLGVAALGVAYWLIAPRLPNVDQLKDYRMQVPLRVESADGKLIATFGETRRIPVDIAHVPDRLKHAVLSAEDADFYSHPGFDWHGIARAAWHVIISGGEKGSGGSTITQQVARNFFLSPEKLYSRKLIEIFIAVRMENELTKDQILELYLNKMFLGHRAYGVAAAAEYYYGKTLDQLTIAECATIASTFQLPSAVNPINSPARMLARRNWVLGQMLEHRYISKQEYEQAIREPNNAYPHEQPIEVEAPYLAEMVRRQVLDRLGNDALTDGYVVKTTLDSQRQTEAVQALRDGLVAYDRRHGWRGPEAHTDLPANAGTKAFDDVLASYSSVSGMLPGVVTAVTPQQATVYLSSRESATLDLAAVSWARPYVSDTRTGATPKTVDTVLKRGDIIRLARNDKGQWELAQVPKVQGALASVNPEDGAIEALVGGFNFARSKFNRAVMAARQPGSSFKPYIYSAAFERGFTPASILNDAPLALPDPSKPGGLWTPANDDNKFDGPIRLRQALVESKNLVSVRLLDAIGVAFAREYATRFGFSLDALPANLSMALGTASVSPMDMARGYSVFANGGYLVKPYFIKEIDDRDGKPVYLANPARACRSCQERLLNPQPPGPPPAEKSASVAAAPAISASAPATAASLADVGDTVLPEDAHGDAKAPPVLAPHVIDIRNDYLITSLMKDVILHGTGAAARALNRPDLAGKTGTTNDHRDAWFVGFNGDLSTAVWVGFDDFTSLGRANGVAEFGAQAALPIWMQYMGAALKGLPENSLPMPPGISTITIDRTTGLPAPPGDADTMPEVFKVEDLDKLRSQAAQQQQDKDKKHAYDIF is encoded by the coding sequence ATGCGAATTTTCAAGCGTTTGCTCCGCTGGGCACTGATCCTGGCCTTCTCGGGACTGCTGCTCGGCGTAGCCGCACTCGGCGTCGCCTACTGGCTCATCGCCCCCCGACTGCCCAACGTCGACCAGCTCAAGGACTACCGCATGCAGGTCCCGCTCCGCGTGGAGAGCGCGGACGGCAAGCTGATCGCGACCTTCGGCGAGACCCGTCGCATCCCGGTGGACATCGCCCACGTACCGGATCGCCTGAAGCATGCCGTGCTGTCGGCCGAGGATGCCGATTTCTACAGCCACCCGGGCTTCGACTGGCACGGCATCGCGCGCGCGGCCTGGCACGTGATCATCTCCGGTGGCGAGAAGGGCTCCGGTGGCTCCACCATCACCCAACAGGTGGCACGCAACTTCTTCCTCAGCCCGGAGAAGCTCTACTCGCGCAAACTGATCGAGATCTTCATCGCCGTGCGGATGGAGAACGAGCTCACCAAGGACCAGATCCTCGAGCTCTACCTCAACAAGATGTTCCTCGGCCATCGCGCCTACGGCGTTGCCGCGGCCGCCGAGTACTACTACGGCAAGACACTCGACCAGCTCACCATCGCCGAGTGCGCCACCATCGCCTCGACCTTCCAGCTGCCGTCGGCGGTGAACCCGATCAACAGCCCGGCCCGCATGCTGGCCCGCCGCAACTGGGTGCTCGGCCAGATGCTCGAGCACCGCTACATCAGCAAGCAGGAATACGAACAGGCGATCAGGGAACCGAACAACGCCTACCCGCACGAGCAGCCGATCGAGGTCGAGGCGCCGTACCTGGCCGAGATGGTGCGCCGGCAGGTGCTCGACCGGCTCGGCAACGATGCGCTGACCGACGGCTACGTGGTCAAGACCACCCTCGACAGCCAGCGCCAGACCGAGGCCGTGCAGGCGCTGCGCGACGGCCTGGTGGCCTACGACCGCCGCCACGGCTGGCGCGGCCCCGAAGCCCACACCGACCTGCCGGCGAATGCCGGCACCAAGGCGTTCGACGACGTGCTCGCAAGCTACTCGAGCGTATCCGGCATGCTGCCTGGCGTGGTCACCGCGGTGACTCCGCAACAGGCGACGGTCTACCTCTCCTCCCGTGAGAGCGCCACGCTGGACCTGGCCGCCGTGTCGTGGGCGCGCCCCTATGTCAGCGACACCCGCACCGGGGCCACCCCGAAGACGGTGGACACCGTGCTCAAGCGCGGCGACATCATCCGGCTCGCCCGCAACGACAAGGGGCAATGGGAGCTGGCGCAGGTCCCGAAGGTGCAGGGCGCATTGGCGTCAGTGAATCCGGAGGATGGCGCGATCGAGGCACTGGTCGGCGGCTTCAACTTCGCCCGCAGCAAGTTCAACCGCGCCGTGATGGCCGCCCGCCAGCCCGGCTCCAGCTTCAAGCCCTACATTTATTCGGCCGCCTTCGAGCGCGGCTTCACCCCGGCCTCCATCCTCAACGACGCCCCGCTGGCCCTGCCGGATCCGTCCAAACCGGGCGGGCTGTGGACCCCTGCCAACGACGACAACAAGTTCGACGGCCCGATCCGCCTGCGCCAGGCGCTGGTGGAGTCGAAGAACCTGGTGTCGGTACGACTGCTCGACGCCATCGGCGTCGCCTTCGCTCGCGAGTACGCCACGCGCTTCGGCTTCTCGCTGGACGCCCTGCCCGCCAACCTGTCCATGGCGCTGGGCACGGCCTCGGTCTCGCCGATGGACATGGCGCGTGGCTATTCCGTGTTCGCCAACGGCGGCTATCTGGTGAAGCCCTACTTCATCAAGGAGATCGACGACCGCGACGGCAAGCCGGTGTATCTGGCCAACCCTGCGCGCGCCTGCCGCTCCTGCCAGGAACGGCTGCTCAATCCGCAGCCGCCGGGTCCGCCGCCCGCGGAGAAGAGCGCCTCCGTGGCCGCGGCGCCGGCCATCTCGGCGTCGGCACCCGCGACTGCCGCCAGCCTCGCCGACGTCGGCGACACGGTGCTGCCGGAGGATGCCCACGGCGACGCCAAGGCTCCCCCGGTGCTGGCTCCGCACGTGATCGACATCCGCAACGACTACCTGATCACCTCGCTGATGAAGGACGTGATCCTGCATGGCACCGGCGCGGCGGCCCGCGCACTCAATCGTCCCGACCTGGCCGGCAAGACCGGCACCACCAACGATCATCGCGACGCATGGTTCGTCGGCTTCAACGGCGATCTGTCGACGGCGGTTTGGGTCGGCTTCGACGACTTCACCTCGCTGGGACGCGCCAATGGCGTGGCCGAGTTCGGTGCGCAGGCCGCCCTGCCGATCTGGATGCAGTACATGGGCGCGGCACTGAAGGGACTGCCCGAGAACTCGCTGCCCATGCCCCCCGGCATCAGCACGATCACCATCGATCGCACCACCGGCCTGCCGGCACCACCGGGCGACGCCGACACCATGCCCGAGGTCTTCAAGGTCGAGGACCTGGACAAGCTGCGCAGCCAGGCGGCGCAGCAGCAGCAGGACAAGGACAAGAAGCACGCCTACGACATTTTCTGA
- a CDS encoding citrate synthase, whose protein sequence is MSESKIVKLTDESNNRSSELPLVSGTLGPSCIDLGTLYKDTGHFTYDPGFGSTAATKSAITYIDGDQGVLLYRGYPIEQLAEKSSFLEVAYLLLNGELPKQAEFASFEHQITHHTMMHESLKNFFQGFHHNAHPMAMLAASIASLSAFYHDDLDVDNPEDRKLAAIRLIAKMPTIAAAAYRYSIGWPMRYPRNNLEYVTRFLHMMFEVPSEPLQLNPVAAKALDLLFILHADHEQNASTSTVRLVGSTGANPYASIAAGITALWGPAHGGANEAVLKMLEEIGTPDKVETAVKRAKDKNDNFRLMGFGHRVYKNFDPRAKIIREMCHKVLGELGVNDPLLDVAMKLEEAALKDEYFVERKLYPNVDFYSGIIYKALGIPTEMFTVMFAIARTAGWIAHWIEQHETPGARIGRPRQVYTGSAPRDFVPADKR, encoded by the coding sequence GTGTCCGAGTCCAAGATCGTCAAGCTGACCGACGAGTCGAACAACCGCAGCAGCGAGCTGCCCCTGGTGAGCGGCACGCTGGGTCCGTCGTGCATCGACCTCGGCACGCTGTACAAGGACACCGGCCACTTCACTTACGACCCGGGTTTCGGCAGCACCGCTGCCACCAAGAGCGCGATCACCTACATCGACGGCGACCAGGGCGTGCTGCTGTACCGCGGTTACCCGATCGAGCAGCTGGCCGAGAAATCCAGCTTCCTCGAGGTGGCCTATCTGCTGCTCAACGGCGAGCTGCCCAAGCAGGCCGAGTTCGCCAGCTTCGAGCACCAGATCACGCATCACACGATGATGCACGAGTCGCTGAAGAACTTCTTCCAGGGCTTCCACCACAACGCGCACCCGATGGCGATGCTGGCCGCCTCGATCGCCTCGCTGTCGGCGTTCTACCACGACGACCTCGACGTCGATAACCCGGAAGACCGCAAGCTCGCCGCGATCCGCCTGATCGCCAAGATGCCGACCATCGCCGCCGCGGCCTACCGTTATTCGATCGGCTGGCCGATGCGCTATCCGCGCAACAACCTCGAGTACGTCACGCGCTTCCTGCACATGATGTTCGAGGTGCCGAGCGAGCCACTGCAACTCAACCCGGTGGCCGCCAAGGCGCTGGATCTGCTGTTCATCCTGCACGCCGACCACGAACAGAACGCCTCCACCTCGACCGTCCGCCTGGTCGGTTCGACCGGCGCCAACCCGTACGCCTCGATCGCCGCCGGCATCACCGCGCTGTGGGGCCCGGCGCACGGCGGCGCCAACGAGGCGGTGCTGAAGATGCTCGAGGAGATCGGCACGCCGGACAAGGTCGAGACCGCCGTCAAGCGCGCCAAGGACAAGAACGACAACTTCCGCCTGATGGGCTTCGGCCATCGCGTCTACAAGAACTTCGATCCGCGCGCCAAGATCATCCGCGAGATGTGTCACAAGGTGCTGGGCGAGCTGGGCGTCAACGACCCGCTGCTCGACGTGGCGATGAAGCTGGAAGAGGCGGCGCTGAAGGACGAGTACTTCGTCGAGCGCAAGCTGTACCCGAACGTCGACTTCTACTCGGGCATCATCTACAAGGCGCTGGGTATCCCGACCGAGATGTTCACCGTGATGTTCGCCATTGCCCGCACCGCCGGCTGGATCGCACACTGGATCGAGCAGCACGAGACGCCGGGGGCCCGCATCGGCCGTCCGCGTCAGGTCTACACCGGTTCGGCGCCGCGCGACTTCGTGCCTGCCGACAAGCGCTGA
- a CDS encoding type B 50S ribosomal protein L31 translates to MKPDIHPNYRPVVFQDLSSDFAFLTRSTIAAKETVKWEDGNEYPLIKVDISSHSHPFYTGKQKTIDQGGRVDRFRRRYAQK, encoded by the coding sequence ATGAAGCCCGATATCCATCCGAACTACCGCCCCGTGGTGTTCCAGGACCTTTCGTCCGATTTCGCGTTCCTGACGCGCTCGACGATCGCCGCGAAGGAAACCGTCAAGTGGGAAGACGGCAACGAGTACCCGCTGATCAAGGTGGATATCTCCAGCCATTCTCACCCGTTCTACACCGGCAAGCAGAAGACCATCGACCAGGGTGGTCGCGTCGACCGCTTCCGTCGTCGTTACGCGCAGAAGTAA
- a CDS encoding nucleoside hydrolase: MSRPHLLIDTDPGVDDALAILMAHAHADVAGLSVAAGNVGLGHTVRNARTLVDLIDARTPVFAGCSSPLVRRPEEDAAFVHGSDGFGDVGFPEPQAGVEDESAALALLRLTRERPGELTLVALAPLTNVALALRLDPTLPDRVKRLVVMGGAVTGHGNTGKVPAEFNVGFDPEAAHVVFEAFPEFDLVDWEATLRYAFDDAEFDHWLTAGDERARFFGQVFGTARAYNRQNDRSGVIAADALAMAVAIDPSIVVRSERRHVAVELDGRLTRGATVVDWAGRLKRPANANIALEIDAGRFAAMVRRALGIQG; encoded by the coding sequence ATGAGTAGACCGCACTTGCTGATTGATACCGACCCGGGCGTCGACGACGCACTGGCGATCCTGATGGCGCACGCCCATGCCGATGTAGCCGGGTTGAGTGTCGCTGCAGGCAATGTCGGGCTGGGCCACACCGTGCGCAACGCGCGAACCCTGGTCGATCTGATCGATGCCCGCACTCCCGTGTTCGCCGGCTGTTCCAGTCCGCTGGTGCGCCGGCCGGAAGAGGATGCCGCCTTCGTCCATGGAAGCGACGGGTTCGGCGACGTCGGGTTCCCGGAGCCGCAGGCGGGGGTGGAGGACGAGTCCGCGGCCCTGGCGCTGCTGCGCCTCACCCGCGAGCGGCCGGGCGAGCTCACCCTGGTGGCGCTGGCGCCGCTGACCAATGTGGCGCTGGCTCTCAGGCTGGATCCGACGCTTCCCGATCGCGTGAAGCGGCTGGTGGTGATGGGCGGCGCGGTCACCGGTCATGGCAACACCGGCAAGGTGCCGGCCGAATTCAACGTCGGTTTCGATCCCGAGGCCGCCCACGTGGTGTTCGAGGCCTTCCCGGAGTTCGACCTGGTCGACTGGGAGGCGACGCTCCGTTACGCCTTCGATGACGCCGAGTTCGATCACTGGCTGACCGCGGGCGACGAGCGGGCCCGGTTCTTCGGGCAGGTGTTCGGCACGGCGCGGGCATACAACCGCCAGAACGACCGCAGCGGGGTGATCGCCGCGGACGCGCTGGCCATGGCGGTGGCGATCGATCCGTCCATCGTCGTCCGCAGCGAGCGGCGCCACGTCGCGGTGGAGCTCGATGGCCGCCTGACCCGCGGCGCCACCGTGGTCGATTGGGCCGGCCGGCTCAAGCGTCCGGCCAATGCGAACATCGCGCTGGAGATCGATGCCGGGCGCTTTGCCGCCATGGTGCGTCGGGCGCTCGGCATCCAAGGTTGA
- the recG gene encoding ATP-dependent DNA helicase RecG produces the protein MAARSRSTPAPADEPAGLRPLTTLPGVGPALAESLARLGLERVQDLWFHLPLRYEDRTRVTPIADLRPGDRVQVDAVVEAVERGFRYRPQLKVAVSDDSRQTLLLRFFHFHRAQADLLKPGTRLLCYGEVRLGPQGLEMVHPQYERLVGNAPLVLDELLDPIYPTTEGLGTRRLAGVIGKALALLPGDEALELIPPALCAEHGLTSLREALLYVHRPPADAHLGQLTLGHHPSQQRLAFEELLTQHLSLKRLRAAVRRRRAPALGGDGALVARFLAALPFRPTGAQQRVAGEVAADLARARPMLRLVQGDVGSGKTVVAALAALAAVESGYQVALMAPTELLAEQHLRNFRHWLEPLGVAVEWLAGKVQGKTRQKTLARVAEGAPVVIGTHALMQEGVLFGRLGLVIVDEQHRFGVHQRLALRDKGLEGEQVPHQLVLTATPIPRTLAMSAYADLDVSSIDELPPGRTPVQTVAISNARRGEVVERIAHACREGRQVYWVCTLIEESEQLRAQAAEVAHAELVAALPDRQVGLIHGRMKPKDKQAVMDAFKAGELAVLVATTVIEVGVDVPNASLMVIENSERLGLAQLHQLRGRVGRGAVASNCVLLYQPPIGALAQERLQVMRDTNDGFRIAEKDLELRGPGEVLGTRQTGQLAFRIADLTRDAHLLTAVQSVGELMLREHPQSAERLIERWVGGAARYAHA, from the coding sequence ATGGCTGCCCGTTCCCGATCGACTCCCGCTCCCGCCGACGAGCCCGCGGGGCTCCGTCCGCTCACGACGCTGCCCGGCGTCGGTCCTGCGCTGGCCGAGTCGCTGGCGCGGCTGGGCCTGGAGCGGGTGCAGGATCTCTGGTTCCACCTGCCGCTGCGCTACGAGGACCGCACCCGGGTGACGCCCATCGCCGACCTGCGCCCGGGCGACCGGGTGCAGGTCGATGCGGTGGTGGAGGCGGTGGAGCGGGGTTTCCGCTATCGGCCCCAGCTGAAGGTTGCCGTGAGCGACGACTCGCGGCAGACCCTGCTGCTGCGCTTCTTCCATTTCCATCGCGCCCAGGCCGACCTGCTCAAGCCGGGCACGCGCCTGCTCTGCTACGGCGAGGTGCGTCTCGGGCCGCAGGGGCTGGAGATGGTGCATCCGCAGTACGAGCGGCTGGTCGGCAATGCTCCGCTGGTGCTTGACGAGCTGCTCGACCCGATCTACCCCACCACCGAGGGCCTGGGTACGCGACGACTGGCCGGGGTGATCGGCAAGGCGCTGGCGCTGCTGCCCGGCGACGAGGCGCTGGAACTGATCCCGCCGGCGCTGTGCGCCGAACATGGACTGACCTCGCTGCGCGAGGCGCTGCTGTACGTGCATCGGCCGCCGGCCGACGCCCACCTCGGCCAGCTCACCCTCGGTCATCATCCCTCGCAGCAACGGCTGGCCTTCGAGGAGCTGCTGACCCAGCACCTGAGCCTCAAGCGCCTGCGCGCGGCCGTGCGCAGGCGGCGCGCCCCGGCGCTGGGCGGCGACGGGGCGCTGGTAGCGCGCTTCCTCGCCGCGCTGCCGTTCCGTCCGACCGGCGCGCAGCAGCGGGTGGCGGGCGAGGTTGCAGCGGACCTCGCCCGGGCCAGGCCGATGCTGCGGCTGGTGCAGGGGGACGTCGGCTCGGGCAAGACCGTGGTGGCGGCGCTGGCTGCGCTGGCGGCGGTGGAATCGGGCTACCAGGTGGCGCTGATGGCGCCCACCGAACTGCTGGCCGAGCAGCACCTGCGCAATTTCCGGCATTGGCTGGAGCCGCTCGGTGTCGCGGTGGAGTGGTTGGCCGGCAAGGTGCAGGGCAAGACCCGGCAGAAGACGCTCGCCCGCGTCGCCGAGGGGGCGCCGGTGGTGATCGGCACCCATGCGCTGATGCAGGAGGGCGTGCTGTTCGGTCGGCTGGGGTTGGTGATCGTCGATGAGCAGCACCGCTTCGGCGTGCACCAGCGACTGGCGCTGCGCGACAAGGGGCTGGAGGGCGAGCAGGTGCCGCACCAGCTCGTGCTGACGGCCACGCCGATCCCGCGCACGCTGGCGATGAGCGCCTACGCCGACCTCGACGTTTCCTCGATCGACGAGCTGCCGCCGGGGCGCACGCCAGTGCAGACGGTGGCGATCTCCAATGCGCGTCGCGGCGAGGTGGTCGAGCGCATCGCCCATGCCTGCCGCGAGGGGCGGCAGGTGTACTGGGTCTGCACGCTGATCGAGGAGTCCGAGCAACTGCGCGCGCAGGCGGCCGAGGTCGCGCATGCCGAGCTGGTGGCGGCCTTGCCGGACCGGCAGGTCGGGCTGATCCACGGACGCATGAAGCCAAAGGACAAGCAGGCGGTGATGGACGCCTTCAAGGCCGGCGAACTGGCCGTGCTGGTGGCTACCACGGTGATCGAGGTCGGCGTGGACGTGCCCAATGCCAGCCTGATGGTGATCGAGAACAGCGAGCGGTTGGGTCTGGCCCAGCTGCACCAGTTGCGCGGTCGGGTCGGCCGCGGCGCGGTGGCCTCCAACTGCGTGCTGCTGTACCAGCCGCCGATCGGCGCCCTGGCCCAGGAGCGCCTGCAGGTGATGCGCGACACCAATGACGGCTTCCGCATCGCCGAGAAGGACCTGGAGCTGCGAGGCCCCGGCGAGGTGCTCGGTACGCGCCAGACGGGTCAGCTCGCTTTCCGCATCGCCGACCTCACGCGCGACGCGCATCTGCTCACCGCGGTCCAGTCGGTCGGGGAGCTGATGCTGCGCGAGCATCCGCAGTCGGCGGAGCGGCTGATCGAGCGCTGGGTGGGCGGCGCCGCGCGCTACGCCCATGCCTGA
- a CDS encoding Rid family detoxifying hydrolase, which translates to MSRSIIATDQAPAAIGPYSQAVRAGNTVYFSGQIPLDPATGALVQGDIRTQTRRVFDNLSAVAAAAGGSLAQIVRVGIYVTDLAHFGEVNAVMAEYFEAPYPARSTIEVSALPKEAQVEVDAVMVLD; encoded by the coding sequence ATGTCCCGCAGCATCATCGCCACCGACCAGGCGCCCGCCGCCATTGGCCCCTATTCGCAGGCCGTGCGCGCCGGGAACACGGTGTATTTCTCCGGGCAGATCCCGCTGGATCCGGCGACCGGCGCGCTGGTGCAGGGCGACATTCGCACGCAGACCCGTCGCGTGTTCGACAACCTCTCCGCCGTGGCGGCCGCGGCCGGCGGCTCGCTGGCGCAGATCGTGCGTGTGGGCATCTATGTCACCGACCTGGCGCATTTCGGCGAGGTCAACGCGGTGATGGCCGAGTATTTCGAGGCGCCGTATCCCGCACGTTCGACGATCGAAGTCTCGGCGCTGCCGAAGGAGGCCCAGGTCGAAGTCGATGCGGTGATGGTGCTCGACTGA